The Euleptes europaea isolate rEulEur1 chromosome 2, rEulEur1.hap1, whole genome shotgun sequence genome has a segment encoding these proteins:
- the LOC130473264 gene encoding selenoprotein Pb-like, giving the protein MGCSTLATTTLLVGLVITATLAEVAENRSQICKPAPLWKINGTVPMEGMEGQVTVVALLKASUQFCLKQAASLGSLQKKLSHEGMVNVSFMIVNEKTPFSRAMYWELKRHAPEGMPVYQQEILEPDVWQILDGNKDDFLIYDRCSKLTFHIQLPYSFLHFPYVEAAVHYTYHKDYCGNCSWYHSNSIQEISSTAETSVMTTEASRHNEKSPEVSSHKHEGKKSKEAPSTVEHMAHHISHHTMSRSHRALGLASTYQPVPHNQSRLQKQQEAESNFINLQKKLSIKGVANVTFIIVNEKHIKSENNFQEFKQYVPEGIPIYQQDILRPDVWSVLDGFNSDFLFCHRSR; this is encoded by the exons ATGGGCTGTTCCACCTTAGCCACAACAACCTTGCTGGTAGGACTGGTGATTACTGCCACACTGGCAGAAGTGGCTGAGAACAGGAGCCAAATATGCAAGCCTGCACCGCTCTGGAAGATCAATGGGACAGTCCCAATGGAAGGGATGGAGGGCCAGGTGACAGTAGTGGCACTGTTAAAAGCCAGCTGACAGTTCTGTCTCAAACAAGCTGCCAG TCTTGGCAGCTTGCAGAAGAAGCTGTCCCATGAAGGGATGGTCAATGTAAGCTTCATGATTGTGAATGAAAAGACTCCTTTCTCCCGAGCAATGTATTGGGAGCTCAAGCGGCATGCTCCAGAGGGAATGCCTGTTTACCAGCAGGAGATCTTGGAACCTGATGTCTGGCAAATTCTAGATGGGAACAAGGATGACTTCCTGATCTATGACAG GTGCAGCAAGCTGACTTTCCATATCCAGTTGCCCTACAGTTTCCTGCACTTCCCTTATGTTGAAGCCGCTGTACACTACACGTACCACAAGGACTACTGTGGCAATTGTTCCTGGTACCATTCTAATAGCATCCAAGAG ATAAGTAGCACAGCAGAGACTAGTGTGATGACGACCGAGGCTTCCAGACACAATGAAAAGAGCCCGGAAGTTTCCAGCCACAAGCATGAAGGGAAGAAGAGCAAAGAGGCACCCAGCACTGTGGAGCACATGGCCCATCACATTTCACATCATACAATGAGCAGAAGCCACAGGGCCTTGGGTTTGGCCAGCACATACCAGCCTGTGCCCCATAATCAGAGCCGACTGCAGAAGCAGCAGGAAGCAGAATCTAA CTTTATCAACTTGCAAAAGAAGCTGTCCATAAAAGGTGTGGCCAATGTCACATTTATTATTGTGAATGAGAAGCATATAAAGTCTGAGAACAACTTTCAGGAATTTAAGCAGTATGTCCCGGAGGGAATTCCCATTTACCAACAAGATATCCTTCGGCCTGATGTCTGGAGTGTTCTAGATGGATTCAATTCTGATTTCCTTTTCTGTCACAGGTCAAGATAA